Proteins encoded together in one Caloramator mitchellensis window:
- a CDS encoding acyl-CoA dehydratase activase, translating into MFYIGIDMGSTASKITVFKEDEIFYNFVMPTGWNSKETAILIENRLKEIDVDYCNAKIVATGYGRVSVPYAHKTVTEISCHGKGVHYLTGEDLTVVDIGGQDTKIIELKGGQVKSFLMNDKCAAGTGRFLELMANTLGLSLEEMFSFAKMGEAVAISSMCTVFAESEIISLIGNGIKRENICAGVVESVVNKVYTMIQKSSPFDKYFLSGGLCQNELIIEKLKKKLGKQVYSHKLGRYAGSIGAALFAKNFR; encoded by the coding sequence ATGTTCTATATAGGAATAGATATGGGTTCAACCGCATCCAAGATTACGGTATTCAAAGAGGATGAAATATTCTACAATTTTGTTATGCCAACTGGATGGAATAGCAAAGAAACGGCAATTCTGATTGAAAATAGGCTTAAAGAGATAGATGTTGATTATTGTAATGCAAAAATAGTTGCAACGGGCTATGGAAGAGTATCTGTTCCTTATGCACATAAAACTGTAACAGAAATAAGTTGCCATGGAAAAGGTGTTCATTATTTAACAGGAGAAGATTTAACTGTTGTAGACATAGGCGGACAGGACACTAAAATAATAGAGTTAAAGGGAGGACAAGTTAAATCCTTTTTAATGAACGATAAATGTGCAGCAGGGACAGGAAGGTTTTTAGAACTCATGGCAAATACACTTGGGCTGTCTCTTGAAGAAATGTTTAGTTTTGCAAAAATGGGTGAAGCTGTAGCGATATCCTCCATGTGCACTGTTTTTGCTGAATCTGAAATAATAAGTTTAATTGGTAACGGAATAAAAAGAGAAAATATTTGTGCTGGTGTAGTTGAATCTGTTGTCAACAAAGTATATACAATGATTCAAAAATCTTCTCCATTTGATAAGTATTTTTTATCCGGAGGTTTGTGTCAAAATGAACTTATAATTGAAAAGCTAAAGAAAAAACTTGGTAAACAAGTATATTCACACAAATTAGGAAGATATGCAGGCTCCATTGGAGCGGCACTATTTGCAAAGAATTTTAGGTAG
- a CDS encoding double-cubane-cluster-containing anaerobic reductase, with product MGDYRKMWESLGMDLEKHDALCAVLPELYGATYLTQDNRPDGMNYFNFVISEVHGLRIEELSRHRENGGKVLGTFCVYVPDEIINALGAIGVGLCGGSQFWIEDGEKILPRNLCPLIKALVGAKISATCPYFQSCDLLVGETTCDGKKKAWEILNDYTPVHVMDMPQMKRSKDIEKWEEEVKYFIEKLEELTGNKLTYENLLNSIKLINKKRRALKRLYDLRKYTPSPISGLDALLISQIAFYDDIERFTENVNKLCDELEERIKNLKPNNKKRVMVTGTPMAIPNWKLHYIVENLDAQIVVEETCTGTRYFEREVSEEGETIDDLISNIADRYMGINCACFTPNTGRVEDIIKYAKEYKADGVIYYNLSFCQPYSVEYKKVEEALKKENIPLILIETDYSTEDSGQIKTRVEAFLEMI from the coding sequence ATGGGAGACTATAGAAAAATGTGGGAGTCACTTGGCATGGACCTTGAAAAGCATGATGCTCTTTGTGCTGTTTTGCCGGAGCTTTATGGAGCAACATATCTTACTCAGGATAACAGGCCTGATGGAATGAACTATTTCAACTTTGTAATTTCAGAAGTTCATGGGCTTAGAATCGAAGAGTTAAGTAGGCACAGAGAAAATGGCGGAAAGGTTCTTGGAACATTTTGCGTTTATGTTCCAGATGAAATAATAAATGCATTAGGAGCAATAGGCGTTGGACTTTGCGGCGGGTCACAATTCTGGATTGAAGATGGAGAGAAGATTCTTCCAAGAAACTTGTGCCCTCTTATAAAAGCACTTGTTGGAGCAAAGATTAGTGCAACCTGCCCATATTTCCAATCATGCGACCTTTTGGTTGGTGAGACAACATGCGATGGAAAGAAAAAGGCATGGGAAATCTTAAACGATTATACACCTGTTCATGTTATGGATATGCCACAAATGAAAAGATCAAAGGACATTGAAAAATGGGAGGAAGAAGTAAAATACTTTATTGAAAAGTTAGAAGAATTAACTGGAAACAAGTTAACTTATGAGAATCTATTAAATTCAATTAAGCTAATCAACAAAAAAAGAAGAGCACTAAAAAGATTATATGACTTAAGAAAATACACACCATCGCCTATTTCAGGGCTTGATGCACTCTTAATTTCACAAATAGCCTTCTATGATGATATAGAAAGGTTTACTGAAAATGTAAATAAACTGTGTGATGAACTTGAAGAAAGAATAAAAAATTTAAAACCTAACAATAAAAAGAGAGTAATGGTTACAGGAACCCCAATGGCTATTCCTAACTGGAAACTGCATTACATTGTAGAAAACCTAGATGCTCAAATAGTTGTTGAAGAAACCTGCACAGGAACAAGATATTTTGAAAGAGAAGTTTCTGAAGAAGGGGAAACTATTGATGATTTAATTTCAAATATTGCTGATAGATATATGGGAATAAACTGTGCATGCTTTACTCCAAACACAGGAAGAGTTGAGGATATTATAAAATATGCAAAGGAATACAAAGCTGATGGAGTAATCTACTACAACTTATCCTTCTGCCAACCATATTCTGTTGAATATAAAAAAGTTGAAGAAGCATTAAAAAAGGAAAACATTCCACTAATTCTGATTGAAACTGATTATTCTACAGAAGATTCAGGACAAATAAAGACAAGAGTTGAAGCATTCCTTGAAATGATTTAA
- a CDS encoding prenyltransferase, whose amino-acid sequence MTKQRIWKGFWQLADPKIWIASTIPMLVGGLFAYTQEGKFNLFWFLVSLIGVYLIEISKNATNEVIDYLSGADRFVEGDKRTPFSGGKKTIVDGILTVSEAKWIAGLTLLAACIIGLIIVFFWEFNVLYVGLFGVLIATFYTLPPLKLAYRGLGELAVGFTFGTLITSGIYIAMAHNFDYKVILLSLPIGFLITNVLWINEFPDYEADLKAGKKNWVVRLGKKKAATIYAILFALSYLSFIAISIVLKNPFYLLAFLTLPISITAVKIAKRYYDDIPNLIAANAKTVQLYMLTGVIMIIANILKR is encoded by the coding sequence ATGACAAAACAAAGAATTTGGAAAGGTTTTTGGCAGCTTGCAGATCCTAAAATCTGGATAGCTTCTACAATCCCTATGCTTGTTGGTGGTTTGTTTGCCTATACTCAAGAAGGAAAATTCAATTTATTTTGGTTTTTGGTTTCATTAATTGGTGTTTATCTTATTGAAATCAGCAAAAACGCAACAAATGAAGTTATAGATTATCTTTCAGGTGCCGATAGATTTGTTGAGGGCGATAAGAGGACTCCATTTAGCGGAGGAAAAAAAACTATCGTCGATGGAATATTAACTGTCAGTGAAGCTAAATGGATAGCCGGTTTAACTCTTTTAGCTGCATGCATAATAGGATTAATTATAGTATTCTTTTGGGAGTTTAATGTATTATATGTAGGGCTTTTCGGTGTATTAATTGCAACCTTTTACACACTTCCACCTCTAAAGCTTGCCTATAGAGGTCTTGGTGAATTAGCTGTTGGATTTACATTTGGGACATTGATAACATCAGGAATATATATTGCAATGGCACACAATTTTGACTATAAAGTAATACTTTTATCTCTTCCAATTGGATTTTTAATCACTAATGTTTTATGGATTAACGAATTCCCGGACTATGAAGCAGACCTTAAGGCCGGAAAGAAAAATTGGGTTGTAAGGCTTGGAAAGAAAAAGGCTGCAACTATATACGCCATTCTTTTTGCACTTTCATATTTATCATTTATAGCAATAAGCATAGTCTTAAAAAACCCATTTTATTTACTGGCATTCTTAACTTTACCGATTTCAATTACCGCTGTTAAAATTGCTAAAAGGTATTACGATGATATTCCAAACTTAATAGCAGCAAATGCAAAGACCGTTCAGTTATATATGCTGACAGGGGTTATTATGATTATAGCTAACATATTAAAAAGGTAG
- a CDS encoding putative Se/S carrier-like protein yields MMRNYILFTSYNNGLRLSSILKDSGIKHTISPTPRELSTCCGISIMYEKNDEDEIKRLVEEKKVEVLGFFTLDKEIKSFYK; encoded by the coding sequence ATGATGAGAAATTATATTCTCTTTACTTCTTACAATAACGGACTCAGGTTAAGCTCAATATTAAAAGATTCAGGGATAAAACACACTATTTCTCCAACTCCAAGAGAGCTTTCTACTTGCTGTGGAATTTCAATAATGTATGAAAAAAATGATGAAGATGAAATTAAAAGGCTTGTAGAGGAAAAGAAAGTGGAGGTTTTAGGATTTTTCACCTTAGATAAAGAAATAAAAAGCTTTTATAAGTGA
- a CDS encoding TDT family transporter produces MNRIIKKTPLPIAGLMLALASLGNLLSSYNILYKNILGTISVAILLLLLIKILKMPKEIIKDLENPVIASVTPTFFMGLMVLSTYIKPFSEKIGFVIWLTAIMLHSVYIIYFTKKYILTFSIKKVFASYFVVYVGIVAGALTSSSFKMESLGQGLFWFGFAAYLILLPVIIYRLIKHRDIPEPAVPTLTIMAAPANLCLAGYFNSFQEKNISIILFLAFISIIMFVFVLLNLPKMLKLKFYPSYSSFTFPFVITAVAMKMTNAYLMKMGKGMMFLSNYSKFLEIFAVIMVLYVLIRYTQFLLEDSINKKIEKSA; encoded by the coding sequence ATGAATCGAATAATCAAAAAAACACCGCTACCTATAGCTGGATTGATGCTGGCTCTTGCTTCTTTAGGAAATTTACTTTCATCATACAATATTTTATATAAAAATATACTCGGCACAATATCTGTTGCAATTTTGCTCTTATTATTGATAAAAATATTAAAGATGCCAAAAGAAATTATAAAAGATTTGGAGAACCCAGTCATAGCGAGCGTTACTCCCACATTTTTCATGGGTCTTATGGTATTATCGACATACATTAAGCCATTTTCAGAAAAGATAGGATTTGTAATTTGGTTGACAGCTATTATGCTTCATTCGGTGTATATAATATATTTTACTAAAAAATATATATTAACATTCAGCATAAAGAAAGTATTTGCAAGTTATTTCGTGGTATATGTAGGAATTGTTGCTGGCGCATTAACATCTTCGTCATTTAAAATGGAGAGTTTAGGTCAAGGACTGTTTTGGTTTGGTTTTGCTGCCTATCTAATATTATTACCCGTTATTATTTATAGATTAATCAAACATAGGGATATTCCAGAGCCTGCAGTTCCTACACTTACCATCATGGCAGCGCCTGCAAACCTCTGCCTTGCAGGATACTTTAATTCCTTCCAAGAAAAAAACATTAGTATCATATTGTTCTTGGCATTTATTTCTATAATAATGTTTGTTTTTGTTTTATTAAATCTTCCTAAAATGTTAAAGCTAAAATTCTATCCCAGCTATTCTTCATTTACGTTTCCATTTGTCATAACAGCTGTGGCTATGAAGATGACAAATGCCTATTTGATGAAAATGGGAAAGGGTATGATGTTCTTATCAAACTATTCTAAATTTCTAGAGATATTTGCAGTGATAATGGTTTTATATGTTTTAATCAGATATACTCAGTTTTTGCTTGAGGATAGTATAAATAAAAAAATTGAGAAAAGTGCTTAG
- a CDS encoding C-GCAxxG-C-C family protein produces MDKQVIIDLVRQKAEGYFQRGEFFCSESVVHTINELLGWPYDKNIVKMASAFPIGLGKSGCLCGAVSGGAMALGMAYGRIHGEPMNDKMFPISAELHNHIKDLYGSTCCRVLVKNYEFTSPERKAHCVRITGEVAAWIAEKFLEDDEIALNINERFGTEVEV; encoded by the coding sequence ATGGACAAGCAAGTTATAATTGATTTAGTTCGTCAAAAGGCGGAAGGATATTTTCAAAGGGGAGAGTTTTTCTGTTCAGAGTCGGTTGTTCATACTATTAATGAACTATTGGGCTGGCCATATGATAAAAATATTGTAAAAATGGCATCGGCGTTTCCAATAGGGCTTGGAAAATCGGGCTGCCTTTGCGGTGCTGTCAGTGGAGGGGCAATGGCACTTGGAATGGCTTATGGTAGAATACATGGCGAGCCTATGAATGATAAGATGTTCCCAATCTCGGCCGAACTTCACAACCATATAAAAGATTTATATGGAAGCACATGCTGCAGAGTCCTTGTAAAGAATTACGAATTTACAAGTCCTGAAAGAAAGGCTCATTGCGTTAGAATAACAGGAGAAGTTGCAGCTTGGATTGCTGAAAAATTTTTAGAGGATGATGAAATTGCTTTAAATATCAACGAAAGATTTGGCACTGAGGTGGAAGTATGA
- a CDS encoding J domain-containing protein, translating into MRNPYEVLGVRENASLEEIKRAYREQVKKYHPDKYQDNPLRELAEEKLREINEAYEYLLKNHGQGTYSSGSYSYGGYSEFQTVRDYIMRNDFYAAERELNKINNRNDEWFYLMGIIYVNRGNYSQGYSYIKRAAEMNPYNEEYRDALNRLNNSYRNYNTQYYNAPRRDNDDCCQICAWLYCTDCLCECCGGDFISCC; encoded by the coding sequence ATGAGAAATCCATACGAGGTTTTGGGTGTGAGGGAGAACGCTTCATTAGAGGAGATAAAGAGAGCATATAGGGAGCAGGTTAAAAAATATCATCCTGACAAATATCAGGACAATCCTCTAAGGGAGCTTGCCGAGGAAAAATTAAGGGAAATAAACGAAGCGTATGAATATCTTCTTAAAAATCATGGACAGGGAACATATTCATCAGGAAGTTACTCATACGGTGGATATTCAGAATTCCAAACTGTTAGAGACTATATCATGAGAAACGATTTTTATGCTGCCGAAAGGGAACTAAACAAGATAAACAATAGAAATGATGAATGGTTTTACCTTATGGGGATTATATATGTAAATAGAGGAAACTATTCGCAAGGATACAGTTATATAAAAAGGGCAGCTGAAATGAATCCTTATAACGAAGAATACAGGGATGCTCTAAACAGGTTGAATAACAGTTATAGAAACTACAACACTCAGTATTATAACGCGCCAAGAAGAGATAATGATGATTGCTGCCAGATTTGTGCTTGGCTATACTGTACCGACTGCCTTTGTGAATGCTGTGGAGGGGACTTTATATCCTGCTGCTGA
- a CDS encoding DUF5685 family protein, producing MFGYVTPIKDELKVKEFEIFRGYYCGICTVLGKINYPSKYLLNYDVTFLALLLSSLEFEKDYPKRRFCPYTIKRVKYYSNEFIKYGAIINVLLANRKLLDNYYDEKNYLYLILSKIIRLKDEDGIKSKVEEIDKHLFEITKLERQNTSDIDKLSHHFGKITETLFDVFDDKRTIALKYFGYNLGRWIYVIDALDDLKRDLKSGEYNPLKLDFDEDTVRFTLYSYLENITKAYELLDFKKNKGILDNIVYLGLADKTEKVLKGENKNEKSIRGFGCEGERFIRGDKESI from the coding sequence ATGTTTGGTTATGTAACTCCTATTAAGGATGAACTTAAAGTTAAGGAATTTGAAATATTTAGGGGATATTATTGCGGAATATGCACAGTGCTTGGGAAAATAAATTATCCATCAAAATACCTTTTAAACTACGATGTAACTTTTTTAGCTCTTTTGCTATCATCATTAGAATTTGAAAAGGACTATCCTAAAAGAAGATTTTGTCCATATACTATTAAAAGGGTTAAGTATTATTCAAATGAATTCATAAAATATGGTGCTATAATAAATGTCCTTCTGGCAAACAGGAAGCTGCTGGATAATTATTATGATGAAAAGAACTATTTATACTTAATCCTTTCAAAGATTATCCGCCTTAAAGATGAGGATGGCATAAAGAGTAAAGTTGAGGAAATAGATAAACATCTTTTTGAGATAACTAAGCTTGAAAGACAGAATACATCTGATATAGATAAACTTAGTCATCATTTTGGAAAGATTACTGAAACTTTATTTGATGTTTTTGATGACAAAAGAACTATCGCACTAAAATATTTTGGGTATAATTTAGGAAGATGGATATATGTAATAGATGCACTTGATGACTTGAAAAGAGATTTAAAAAGTGGTGAATATAACCCATTAAAATTAGACTTTGATGAGGATACCGTAAGGTTTACTCTATACAGCTACCTTGAAAATATAACCAAGGCATATGAGTTGTTGGATTTTAAAAAGAATAAAGGAATTCTTGATAACATAGTTTATTTAGGACTTGCAGATAAAACAGAAAAGGTATTAAAGGGGGAAAACAAAAATGAGAAATCCATACGAGGTTTTGGGTGTGAGGGAGAACGCTTCATTAGAGGAGATAAAGAGAGCATATAG